In Streptomyces alboniger, the following are encoded in one genomic region:
- a CDS encoding NAD(P)/FAD-dependent oxidoreductase: protein MRAVTVVGASLAGLYAARELRAQGFDGRLVVVGAEPHHPYDRPPLSKGFLTGDCAEPQLALSDAEEAAELDAEWILGARAHALDARGRTVVLDDGRTLASDGVVIATGAFARHLPGPALTGVHTLRTLDDARALRRALVHGPRRVVVIGGGFIGAETASSCVALGHDVTVVEAAQLPLAAQLGAEMAFVCAGLHARGGARLLTGAGVTALRGAGPTTLGGGAVTAVELSDGRLLPADVVVVGIGAAPNTGWLTGSPLALDDGVLCDDGCVTTLPQVVAVGDVARVGGDRAEHWTSATEQPRVAVRNLLARHTVETARPLPYFWSDQYGSRLQFAGRRGEGDTVRIVEGSPDALGGGGFLAVYERAGRTTAVLALDRARPFTKVRRALMAAAATDREAEREGEYMEDAARAS, encoded by the coding sequence ATGAGGGCCGTCACCGTGGTCGGCGCCTCGCTCGCCGGCCTGTACGCGGCACGAGAACTGCGCGCCCAGGGATTCGACGGGCGCCTGGTCGTCGTCGGCGCCGAGCCGCACCACCCCTACGACCGGCCGCCCTTGTCCAAGGGGTTCCTCACCGGCGACTGCGCCGAGCCCCAACTCGCCCTGTCCGACGCCGAGGAGGCGGCGGAGCTCGACGCCGAGTGGATCTTAGGGGCCCGCGCGCATGCCCTCGACGCGCGCGGCCGCACGGTGGTCCTCGACGACGGCCGGACGCTGGCGAGCGACGGCGTGGTCATCGCCACCGGGGCCTTCGCGCGACACCTGCCGGGGCCCGCGCTCACAGGCGTGCACACGCTGCGCACGCTGGACGACGCCCGCGCGCTGCGTCGAGCCCTCGTCCATGGCCCGCGGCGCGTGGTCGTGATCGGCGGTGGCTTCATCGGTGCCGAGACCGCGTCCTCGTGCGTGGCGCTCGGGCATGACGTCACGGTCGTCGAGGCCGCGCAGCTGCCGCTCGCCGCCCAACTCGGGGCCGAGATGGCATTCGTGTGCGCGGGACTGCACGCGCGGGGCGGGGCGCGGCTGCTGACGGGCGCCGGGGTCACCGCGCTGCGAGGCGCCGGGCCGACCACCCTCGGCGGGGGAGCCGTCACCGCCGTCGAACTGTCCGACGGCCGGCTGCTGCCCGCCGACGTGGTCGTCGTCGGTATCGGCGCGGCCCCCAACACCGGCTGGCTCACGGGATCGCCCCTGGCCCTGGACGACGGTGTGCTGTGCGACGACGGCTGTGTCACCACGCTGCCCCAGGTCGTCGCGGTCGGCGATGTCGCCCGCGTCGGCGGGGACCGCGCCGAGCACTGGACGAGTGCTACGGAACAACCCCGCGTGGCGGTACGGAACTTGCTCGCGCGTCACACGGTGGAGACGGCGCGCCCGCTGCCGTACTTCTGGTCGGACCAGTACGGCTCACGCCTCCAGTTCGCCGGGCGGCGCGGCGAAGGCGACACCGTACGCATCGTCGAGGGCTCCCCGGACGCTTTGGGCGGGGGCGGTTTCCTCGCCGTCTACGAGCGCGCGGGCCGCACGACCGCGGTACTCGCACTCGATCGCGCCCGACCCTTCACGAAGGTGCGCAGGGCGCTCATGGCCGCTGCCGCCACGGACCGGGAGGCGGAACGGGAGGGGGAGTACATGGAGGATGCGGCCAGGGCGTCCTAG
- the solA gene encoding N-methyl-L-tryptophan oxidase gives MSPTYDVIVIGLGGMGSAAAHHLSARGARVLGLEKFGPVHHHGSSHGGSRITRQSYFEDPAYVPLLLRAYELYDRLEQDTGREIATLCGGVMLGRPDSRPVSGSLLSAERWGLPHEMLDAKEIRRRFPTLTPRADEVALYEARAGLVRPENTVAAHLQLATRDGADLHFEEPMTRWEPYRDGVRVHTAEDTYTAGQLVICPGAWAPRLLTDLGVAFSIERQVMYWFQPTGGVRPFLPENHPIYIWEDAQGVQVYGFPSIDGPELGAKVAFFRKGTPCTPETIERTVHDDEVAAMADQVGRLIPSLPGRFLKAATCMYSNTPDEHFVIARHPAHPEAVTVAAGFSGHGFKFVPVVGEIVADLALDGTTGHPIDLFDPSRLTAAPA, from the coding sequence GTGTCCCCCACCTACGACGTGATCGTGATCGGCCTCGGCGGCATGGGCAGCGCCGCCGCCCACCACCTGTCCGCGCGCGGCGCCCGCGTCCTCGGCCTGGAGAAGTTCGGCCCGGTGCACCACCACGGCTCCAGCCACGGCGGTTCCCGCATCACCCGGCAGTCCTACTTCGAGGATCCCGCGTACGTCCCGCTGCTCCTGCGCGCCTACGAGCTCTACGACCGCCTCGAACAGGACACCGGCCGCGAGATCGCCACCCTGTGCGGCGGCGTGATGCTCGGCCGCCCCGACAGCCGCCCGGTGTCCGGCTCACTGCTCTCCGCCGAGCGGTGGGGGCTGCCGCACGAGATGCTCGACGCGAAGGAGATACGCCGCCGCTTCCCGACCCTCACCCCGCGCGCGGACGAAGTGGCGCTGTACGAGGCGCGGGCGGGTCTCGTCCGCCCCGAGAACACCGTGGCCGCTCACCTCCAGCTCGCCACGCGCGACGGCGCCGACCTGCACTTCGAGGAGCCGATGACGCGCTGGGAGCCCTACCGGGACGGCGTGCGCGTCCACACCGCCGAGGACACCTACACGGCGGGCCAGTTGGTGATCTGTCCCGGCGCCTGGGCGCCGCGGCTGCTCACCGATCTGGGGGTGGCGTTCAGCATCGAGCGACAGGTCATGTACTGGTTCCAGCCGACCGGAGGGGTCCGGCCCTTCCTTCCGGAGAACCACCCGATCTACATCTGGGAGGACGCACAGGGCGTACAGGTGTACGGCTTCCCATCCATCGACGGGCCCGAGCTGGGTGCCAAGGTGGCCTTCTTCCGCAAGGGCACGCCCTGCACCCCGGAGACCATCGAGCGCACGGTCCACGACGACGAGGTCGCCGCGATGGCCGACCAGGTGGGCCGGTTGATCCCGTCCCTCCCCGGCCGCTTCCTCAAGGCCGCGACCTGCATGTACTCCAACACGCCCGACGAGCACTTCGTCATCGCGCGCCATCCGGCCCACCCCGAGGCGGTCACCGTCGCGGCCGGATTCTCCGGCCACGGCTTCAAGTTCGTACCCGTGGTCGGCGAGATCGTCGCCGACCTGGCACTGGACGGCACCACCGGACACCCCATCGACCTCTTCGACCCCAGCCGTCTCACCGCCGCGCCCGCCTGA
- a CDS encoding sensor histidine kinase: MRFRGKSIRRKIVALLLVPLVSLTAIWGFATVITGREAGRLLDTTTVVDKIGYPIEDTVRVVQQERRQTLVYLADPRASDALAALRRSRDATDDMIAEVRRNAGDPDVRDSVDGNSRKRLTSLLEAFDGIESLRRTVEEGTITRAGALKMYTKLIDPCFVLLTTLNNFAGLDDVDLDEQGRALVGVTRARELLSREDALLGSALVARRVTRAEIRQVAELRAQRTLLYEVNLAPLPEEDRGRYERYWNGAETTQLRRAEKDVIESAPGTPRAVTSGHWNDTAGRVLKQLAERDVEASDRLRDRVEPAAVDVIVRAVLAGVLGLVALLVSLFMSIRIGRGLIRDLRRLRLEAHEASGVRLPGVLRRLAAGEQVDVETEAPRLTYDKDEIGQVGQALNTLQRAAVEATVKQADLRRGVSEVFVNLARRSQVLLHKQLTLLDTMERRTEDTDELADLFRLDHLTTRMRRHAEGLVILSGAAPSRQWRKPVQLMDVVRAAVAEVEDYERIEVRRLPRIAVTGPAVADLTHLMAELLENATVFSPPHTAVQVLGEHVANGFTLEIHDRGLGMAADALLDANLRLAETPEFELSDTDRLGLFVVSRLAQRQRVRVSLQPSPYGGTTAVVFIPEALLTDDVPDTGGVGFRLDRPQGKEHAARTDKAADRAAALAQVPVQLPGLPASVLDGPVELEAPVGLADLDAFPGALGDDDSEQGGLFRPRRRAAGTPGEQHQQARDDREAGRAEPTRRDAPQDRPDDEPAEDARSGGLVPLPRRGAPKLVSSHGRPVPHTRSQDRPLAPAAEDEVPAPTQPRRRSGWPDLSPPHRDVTAADAAPELPRRTRRTGPQGGAAPDRINQRRGPARTGPDAISQERDPARTGQGRTTPSGAVPGPRPAPAPSADVGHDRTTTTTTALGGGLPRRVRQASLAPQLKDGPDRCSDRAGSRPEERDADEVRSRMASLQRGWQRGRDENAAGDDATGGTAPGTTSEGNGR, from the coding sequence ATGCGCTTTCGCGGGAAGTCCATCCGCCGGAAGATCGTGGCGCTGCTGCTCGTGCCGCTCGTTTCCCTCACCGCGATCTGGGGTTTCGCCACCGTCATCACCGGCCGCGAGGCCGGCAGACTGCTCGACACCACCACCGTCGTCGACAAGATCGGCTACCCCATCGAGGACACCGTCCGCGTGGTCCAGCAGGAGCGCCGCCAGACCCTCGTCTACCTCGCCGACCCCCGGGCGTCCGACGCCCTCGCGGCCCTGCGCCGCAGCCGCGACGCGACCGACGACATGATCGCCGAGGTCCGTAGGAACGCCGGGGATCCGGACGTCCGCGACAGCGTCGACGGCAACTCGCGCAAGCGTCTCACCTCACTCCTCGAAGCCTTCGACGGCATCGAGTCGCTGCGCCGCACGGTCGAAGAGGGCACGATCACCCGCGCCGGCGCCCTGAAGATGTACACCAAGCTGATCGACCCCTGCTTCGTACTCCTCACCACCCTCAACAACTTCGCAGGCCTCGACGACGTGGACCTCGACGAGCAGGGCCGCGCACTCGTCGGCGTGACACGCGCGCGTGAACTGCTCTCCCGCGAGGACGCCCTGCTCGGCTCCGCGCTCGTCGCACGGCGCGTCACCCGGGCCGAGATCCGCCAGGTCGCCGAACTCAGGGCGCAGCGAACCCTTCTGTACGAAGTGAACCTCGCGCCCCTGCCCGAGGAGGACCGCGGCCGCTACGAGCGCTATTGGAACGGCGCCGAGACCACACAGCTGCGCAGGGCGGAGAAGGACGTCATCGAGTCCGCGCCCGGCACCCCGCGCGCGGTGACGTCCGGACACTGGAACGACACCGCGGGCCGGGTCCTCAAGCAGCTCGCCGAGCGGGACGTCGAAGCGAGCGACCGCCTCAGGGACCGCGTCGAACCGGCCGCCGTCGACGTGATCGTGCGCGCCGTCCTGGCCGGCGTCCTCGGCCTGGTCGCGCTGCTGGTCTCCCTCTTCATGTCCATACGCATCGGACGAGGCCTCATCCGCGACCTGCGCCGTCTGCGACTGGAGGCCCACGAGGCATCCGGCGTGCGACTGCCCGGCGTACTGCGCCGACTGGCGGCCGGCGAACAGGTGGACGTGGAGACCGAGGCGCCCCGCCTCACCTACGACAAGGACGAGATCGGGCAGGTCGGGCAGGCCCTCAACACCCTCCAGCGCGCCGCGGTCGAGGCCACCGTCAAACAGGCCGACCTGCGCCGCGGCGTCTCCGAGGTCTTCGTCAACCTCGCCCGCCGCAGCCAGGTCCTGCTGCACAAGCAGCTCACCCTCCTGGACACCATGGAGCGCAGGACCGAGGACACCGACGAACTGGCCGACCTCTTCCGCCTCGACCACCTGACCACCCGCATGCGACGGCACGCCGAGGGCCTGGTGATCCTCTCCGGAGCCGCCCCCTCGCGGCAGTGGCGCAAGCCCGTCCAGCTCATGGACGTCGTACGCGCCGCCGTCGCCGAGGTCGAGGACTACGAACGCATCGAGGTACGCCGCCTGCCCCGCATCGCGGTCACCGGCCCCGCCGTCGCCGACCTCACCCATCTGATGGCCGAACTCCTGGAGAACGCCACGGTGTTCTCGCCCCCGCACACCGCCGTGCAGGTCCTGGGCGAGCACGTCGCCAACGGCTTCACCCTGGAGATCCACGACCGGGGGCTCGGCATGGCCGCCGACGCGCTCCTGGACGCCAACCTCCGGCTCGCGGAGACCCCTGAGTTCGAGCTGTCCGACACCGACAGGCTCGGCCTCTTCGTCGTCAGCAGGCTCGCGCAGCGCCAGCGGGTCCGCGTCTCCCTGCAACCCTCTCCGTACGGCGGCACGACCGCCGTCGTCTTCATCCCCGAGGCCCTGCTCACCGACGATGTCCCCGACACCGGCGGTGTCGGTTTCCGCCTCGACCGGCCGCAGGGCAAGGAGCACGCGGCGCGCACCGACAAGGCGGCGGACCGTGCGGCGGCCCTGGCGCAGGTGCCCGTGCAACTGCCCGGACTGCCCGCCTCCGTGCTCGACGGCCCCGTGGAGCTGGAGGCGCCCGTCGGCCTCGCGGACCTCGACGCCTTCCCCGGCGCGCTCGGCGACGACGACAGTGAGCAGGGCGGTCTCTTCCGCCCCCGCCGCCGCGCCGCCGGCACCCCCGGCGAGCAGCACCAGCAGGCCCGCGACGACCGCGAGGCCGGCCGCGCCGAGCCCACCCGCCGAGACGCGCCGCAGGACCGCCCCGACGACGAGCCGGCCGAGGACGCCCGCTCCGGCGGACTCGTGCCGCTGCCGCGCCGCGGGGCCCCGAAGCTGGTCAGCTCCCACGGCCGCCCCGTGCCGCACACCAGGTCGCAGGACAGGCCCCTGGCCCCGGCGGCCGAGGACGAGGTCCCGGCACCCACGCAGCCCCGCCGGCGCTCCGGCTGGCCCGATCTGTCCCCGCCGCACCGGGACGTCACCGCCGCCGACGCGGCCCCGGAACTGCCCCGCCGCACCCGCCGTACAGGCCCCCAGGGCGGTGCCGCCCCGGACCGCATCAACCAGCGGCGCGGGCCCGCCCGCACCGGCCCGGACGCCATCAGCCAGGAACGCGATCCCGCCCGCACAGGGCAGGGCCGCACCACCCCGTCCGGAGCCGTGCCCGGCCCCCGCCCCGCCCCGGCGCCCTCCGCGGACGTCGGCCACGACCGCACCACCACCACGACGACCGCCCTGGGTGGCGGACTGCCCCGCCGGGTCCGGCAGGCCAGTCTCGCCCCCCAGTTGAAGGACGGCCCCGACCGCTGCTCCGACCGTGCCGGGTCCCGGCCGGAGGAGCGTGACGCGGACGAGGTACGCAGCCGCATGGCCTCGCTCCAGCGGGGCTGGCAGCGCGGCCGCGACGAGAATGCCGCGGGCGACGACGCCACGGGCGGCACAGCACCAGGAACGACATCTGAGGGGAACGGTCGATGA
- a CDS encoding IclR family transcriptional regulator, with product MTGTRKQADQKRKQTDRNREPHGGPRERQPKTAAGSVQSVDRAVSVLEILARHGEAGVTEIADELGVHKSTAFRLLGVLENRGLVGQAKDRGKYFLGAGVLRLAGAAAVRMDISQEGGPVCRELADELGETVNIAVLDDDAAVNIMQARGPASVTAQNWLGRRTPLHATSSGKVLLAHLPTTLREGLIARTLPRMTEHTVTGTVALRGELETVVERGFAIAVEELEVGLAAVAAPVRAHDGKVIGALSASGPVYRLTEDRLTELAKRTVAASVELSRRMGYGF from the coding sequence ATGACCGGCACGCGGAAACAGGCTGATCAGAAGCGGAAACAGACTGATCGGAACAGGGAGCCGCACGGCGGGCCACGGGAGAGGCAGCCGAAGACGGCCGCCGGCTCCGTCCAGTCCGTGGACCGCGCGGTGAGCGTTCTGGAGATCCTCGCGCGGCACGGCGAGGCCGGAGTGACCGAGATCGCCGACGAGTTGGGCGTCCACAAGTCGACGGCCTTCCGACTCCTCGGGGTGCTCGAGAACCGCGGTCTGGTGGGCCAGGCCAAGGATCGCGGGAAGTACTTCCTGGGTGCGGGCGTACTCCGCCTCGCGGGGGCGGCGGCAGTGCGCATGGACATCTCCCAGGAGGGCGGCCCGGTCTGCCGCGAACTCGCGGACGAGCTGGGCGAGACCGTCAACATCGCGGTCCTCGACGACGACGCGGCGGTCAACATCATGCAGGCGCGCGGCCCGGCCTCCGTGACCGCGCAGAACTGGCTCGGCAGGCGCACCCCGCTGCACGCCACATCCAGCGGCAAGGTGCTGCTCGCCCATCTGCCGACGACGCTGCGCGAGGGCCTGATCGCCCGCACACTCCCCCGCATGACCGAGCACACGGTCACCGGCACCGTGGCGCTGCGCGGCGAGCTGGAGACCGTCGTGGAGCGGGGCTTCGCCATCGCCGTCGAGGAGTTGGAGGTGGGGCTCGCCGCCGTCGCCGCGCCCGTGCGCGCCCACGACGGCAAGGTGATCGGGGCGCTCAGCGCGTCGGGGCCGGTGTACCGGCTGACCGAGGACCGCCTGACCGAGCTGGCCAAGCGCACGGTCGCGGCGTCGGTGGAGCTGTCCCGGCGGATGGGGTACGGCTTCTGA
- a CDS encoding bifunctional 3-phenylpropionate/cinnamic acid dioxygenase ferredoxin subunit — MIAVCRLEDLPAGESVRLDTAPPVAVFNADGELFAIDDTCSHQDASLSEGWLEGCVVECPLHAASFDLRTGRPTCLPARRPVRTHQVYVEDGVIHVRLATAEEGSAA; from the coding sequence ATGATTGCCGTATGCCGCCTCGAAGACCTCCCCGCGGGCGAGTCCGTCCGCCTCGACACCGCCCCGCCCGTCGCGGTGTTCAACGCCGATGGTGAGCTCTTCGCCATCGACGACACATGCAGTCACCAGGACGCGTCCCTGTCGGAGGGGTGGCTTGAGGGCTGCGTGGTCGAATGCCCGCTCCACGCCGCCTCGTTCGACCTCCGTACCGGGCGCCCCACCTGCCTTCCGGCGCGCAGGCCCGTCCGTACCCACCAGGTATACGTCGAGGACGGCGTGATCCACGTGCGTCTGGCCACCGCGGAGGAGGGGTCCGCCGCATGA
- a CDS encoding GcvT family protein, with protein sequence MGAGIVGCSLADELTARGWTDVTVLDQGPLPAPGGSTSHAPGLVFQTGPSKTLTAFAKYTVEKFGSLEVDGLPCFNPVGGLELATTPERWADLHRRAGFAASWGVRAELVGPGRCKELWPLLDESRLYGGLHTPDDGLARAVLACQAQRERARARGARFLDRHTVTGIERDGTHVTAVVTDRGTFPADHVVSAAGFWGPVIGRMAGVDVPLLPLAHQYARTGPLPELAGVNDPRTEASRPILRHQDRDLYFREHTDRIGIGSYAHRPLPVDPFAVPAYDDAEVMPSSYPFTEEDFAPSWDDCRRLLPALERAEIEEGFNGVFSFTPDGMPLLGESRALRGFWLAEAVWVTHSAGVAAAVAEWMVDGRPSLDLHECELTRFEDAQRSPAYVAGRGARQFVEVYDVLHPLQPPDEPRPLRVSPFHTRQEALGAVFLEGGGWERPHWYESNASLTFGANASLTFDADASLAADIQPPPRDAWAARHWSPIAAAEARATRERVALYDMTPLRRLEVTGPGSLAFLQRMTSNNLAKKPGAVTYTLLLDEAGGIRSDLTVARLGPDRFQVGANSPADLDWLLRHAPDDVHLRDITSGTCCIGVWGPLARALVQPLTRDDFSHEAFGYFKAKETYIGHVPVTAMRLSYVGELGWELYTTADLGLRLWDTLWEAGRAHGVIAAGRSAFNSLRLEKGYRAWGHDMTTEHNPYEAGVGFAVRMNKGDFVGRAALEALGAPTRKLTALLLDDPAAVVLGKEPVYADGAPAGYVTSASYGYTLGRCVAYAWLPPLEAGTGVHVEYFGEKVPATVAEEPLFDPEMTRIRR encoded by the coding sequence ATCGGCGCCGGGATCGTCGGCTGCTCGCTCGCCGACGAGTTGACCGCCCGCGGCTGGACCGATGTCACCGTGCTCGACCAGGGGCCGCTGCCCGCGCCCGGCGGCTCCACCTCGCACGCCCCGGGACTGGTCTTCCAGACGGGGCCGTCCAAAACCCTCACCGCGTTCGCGAAGTACACGGTGGAGAAGTTCGGCTCCCTTGAGGTGGACGGGCTCCCGTGCTTCAACCCCGTCGGCGGTCTCGAACTGGCGACCACTCCCGAGCGCTGGGCCGATCTGCACCGCAGGGCGGGTTTCGCCGCCTCCTGGGGTGTGCGCGCCGAGCTGGTCGGGCCCGGACGCTGCAAGGAGCTGTGGCCGCTCCTCGACGAGAGCCGGCTGTACGGCGGTCTGCACACGCCCGACGACGGCCTGGCCCGCGCCGTGCTCGCCTGCCAGGCGCAGAGGGAACGGGCACGCGCGCGTGGAGCACGTTTTCTGGACCGGCACACCGTGACGGGCATCGAGCGGGACGGTACCCACGTCACCGCCGTCGTCACCGACCGCGGCACCTTCCCCGCCGACCACGTCGTCTCGGCGGCCGGTTTCTGGGGCCCGGTGATCGGGCGGATGGCCGGTGTCGACGTGCCCCTGCTGCCGCTCGCCCACCAGTACGCGCGGACCGGGCCGCTGCCCGAACTGGCGGGCGTCAACGACCCGCGCACCGAGGCGTCGCGTCCCATCCTCCGCCACCAGGACCGCGATCTGTACTTCCGGGAGCACACCGACCGCATCGGCATCGGCTCGTACGCCCACCGGCCGCTGCCCGTCGATCCGTTCGCGGTCCCCGCCTACGACGACGCCGAGGTGATGCCGTCCTCGTACCCCTTCACCGAGGAGGACTTCGCGCCCAGCTGGGACGACTGCCGCCGACTGCTCCCCGCCCTTGAGCGTGCCGAGATCGAGGAGGGGTTCAACGGCGTCTTCTCCTTCACGCCCGACGGAATGCCGCTGCTCGGCGAGTCCCGGGCGCTGCGCGGGTTCTGGCTGGCCGAGGCGGTGTGGGTGACGCACTCCGCGGGGGTCGCCGCGGCCGTCGCCGAGTGGATGGTCGACGGGCGCCCCTCGCTCGACCTGCACGAGTGCGAGCTGACGCGGTTCGAGGACGCCCAGCGCTCGCCCGCGTACGTCGCCGGGCGCGGCGCCCGGCAGTTCGTCGAGGTCTACGACGTCCTCCACCCGCTCCAGCCCCCGGACGAGCCGCGCCCCCTACGGGTCAGCCCCTTCCACACCCGGCAGGAGGCGCTGGGCGCCGTCTTCCTGGAGGGCGGCGGCTGGGAGCGCCCTCACTGGTACGAGTCGAACGCATCCCTGACCTTCGGCGCGAACGCATCCCTGACCTTCGATGCGGACGCGTCCTTGGCCGCGGACATCCAGCCGCCCCCGCGCGACGCCTGGGCGGCACGCCACTGGTCCCCGATCGCGGCGGCCGAGGCGCGCGCCACCCGCGAGAGGGTCGCCCTCTACGACATGACGCCGTTGCGCCGTCTGGAGGTCACGGGCCCCGGCTCGCTCGCCTTCCTCCAGCGTATGACCAGCAACAACCTCGCCAAGAAGCCCGGTGCGGTCACCTACACCCTGCTCCTCGACGAGGCGGGCGGTATCCGCTCCGACCTGACCGTTGCCCGCCTCGGTCCCGACCGCTTCCAGGTGGGCGCCAACTCCCCCGCCGACCTGGACTGGCTGCTGCGGCACGCCCCCGACGACGTCCACCTCAGGGACATCACCTCGGGGACCTGCTGCATCGGCGTCTGGGGCCCGCTGGCCCGCGCACTCGTGCAGCCGCTCACCCGCGACGACTTCTCGCACGAGGCGTTCGGCTACTTCAAGGCCAAGGAGACGTACATCGGGCACGTCCCGGTCACCGCGATGCGCCTGTCCTACGTCGGTGAACTGGGCTGGGAGCTGTACACCACCGCCGACCTGGGGCTCCGCCTCTGGGACACGCTGTGGGAGGCGGGGCGCGCGCACGGCGTGATCGCGGCCGGACGTTCCGCGTTCAACAGCCTGCGCCTGGAGAAGGGCTACCGCGCCTGGGGCCACGACATGACCACCGAACACAACCCCTACGAGGCGGGCGTCGGCTTCGCGGTCCGTATGAACAAGGGGGACTTCGTGGGCCGTGCGGCGTTGGAGGCCCTGGGGGCGCCCACGCGGAAGCTCACCGCCCTCCTCCTCGACGACCCCGCCGCCGTCGTCCTCGGCAAGGAGCCCGTGTATGCCGACGGCGCCCCGGCCGGGTACGTCACCAGTGCCTCGTACGGGTACACGCTGGGCCGGTGCGTCGCGTACGCCTGGCTGCCGCCTCTGGAGGCGGGCACGGGCGTCCACGTGGAGTACTTCGGTGAGAAGGTTCCCGCGACGGTCGCCGAAGAGCCCTTGTTCGACCCGGAGATGACCCGCATCCGCCGCTAG
- a CDS encoding S-(hydroxymethyl)mycothiol dehydrogenase: MPHEVRAVVAVKKGAPVEVQTIVVPDPGPGEVRVSVQACGVCHTDLHYREGAINDDFPFLLGHEAAGTVEAVGADVVDLAPGDYVVIAWRAPCGACRSCLRGRPWYCFDSRNAAQAMTLLDGTPLSPALGIGAFADETLVAAGQAVKVDPAARPEAVGLIGCGVMAGYGAAVYTGGVGRGDTVAVIGCGGVGNAAIAGASLAGARRVIAVDIDDAKLDGATRFGATHTVNSRGTEPVSAVRELTGGHGVDVAIDAVGIPSTYQQAFYMRDHAGVLVQVGVPDPGMTVELPLIDLFSRGGALKSSWYGDCLPTRDFPILVDQYLDRRLDLGGFVSETISLDEVEEAFARMRRGEVLRSVVVL, translated from the coding sequence GTGCCCCACGAGGTCCGCGCCGTCGTCGCCGTGAAGAAGGGCGCACCCGTCGAGGTGCAGACGATCGTCGTGCCAGATCCCGGTCCGGGAGAGGTGCGTGTCTCCGTACAGGCCTGCGGGGTCTGCCACACGGATCTGCACTACCGGGAGGGCGCGATCAACGACGACTTCCCGTTCCTGCTCGGCCATGAGGCGGCGGGCACCGTCGAAGCGGTCGGCGCGGACGTCGTCGATCTCGCCCCCGGCGACTATGTGGTGATCGCCTGGCGCGCACCCTGCGGGGCCTGCCGATCCTGTCTGCGCGGCCGCCCCTGGTACTGCTTCGACTCGCGCAACGCCGCCCAGGCCATGACGCTCCTCGACGGCACGCCGCTGAGCCCCGCCCTCGGCATCGGTGCCTTCGCGGACGAGACGCTGGTCGCCGCGGGGCAGGCGGTGAAGGTCGACCCCGCGGCGCGCCCCGAGGCCGTGGGTCTGATCGGCTGCGGCGTGATGGCGGGGTACGGAGCCGCCGTGTACACCGGCGGGGTGGGCCGCGGCGACACCGTCGCCGTGATCGGCTGCGGCGGCGTCGGCAACGCCGCGATCGCCGGGGCGTCTTTGGCTGGCGCGCGCCGCGTCATCGCCGTCGACATCGACGACGCGAAGCTGGACGGGGCGACCCGGTTCGGCGCCACGCACACCGTCAACTCCCGGGGCACCGAGCCCGTTTCGGCCGTCCGTGAGCTGACCGGCGGCCATGGGGTCGACGTCGCGATCGACGCGGTCGGCATCCCCTCGACGTACCAGCAGGCCTTCTACATGCGCGATCACGCGGGCGTGCTGGTCCAGGTCGGGGTGCCCGATCCGGGGATGACGGTCGAGCTGCCGCTGATCGACCTCTTCTCGCGCGGCGGCGCCCTGAAGTCGTCCTGGTACGGGGACTGCCTGCCCACCCGGGACTTCCCGATCCTCGTCGACCAGTACCTCGACCGCCGTCTCGACCTGGGCGGCTTCGTCTCCGAGACGATCTCCCTGGACGAGGTGGAGGAGGCCTTCGCCCGGATGCGGCGCGGCGAGGTGCTGCGATCGGTGGTGGTCCTGTGA